The Nitrospinota bacterium genome window below encodes:
- the murB gene encoding UDP-N-acetylmuramate dehydrogenase, which produces MSHSFPWLHKVKGTVLQNEILAPYTSIKIGGPADVLIFPEDLRDLQTILKHKGSQPVFILGEGTNLLIGDRGIRGVVISLKNCFKEIKRPLFFRKETGNRRAVIKAGAGVKMSYLAKSAARYSLKGIEHLVGIPGSLGGAIVMNAGAEGTETGQVLRSVTRITLDGEIQTLQREQLTFEYRKTLFPGGDGIIIEAELELEEGDRTEIQNTMDRHLSRRSQTQPLTVPNSGSVFKNPDGDTAGRLIESIGLKGLSLGNAGVSIKHANFIVNKGGATAKDVARLIENIQKEVKEKTGIELQTEVVSAGE; this is translated from the coding sequence ATGAGCCATTCATTTCCCTGGTTACACAAAGTAAAAGGAACCGTACTGCAAAACGAAATTCTAGCACCCTACACTTCGATTAAGATTGGCGGTCCAGCAGATGTATTGATTTTCCCTGAAGATCTTCGAGATCTTCAAACAATTTTGAAGCACAAAGGTTCCCAGCCAGTTTTCATTCTTGGTGAGGGGACAAATTTGCTTATAGGTGACCGTGGAATTCGAGGAGTGGTCATATCTCTAAAAAATTGTTTTAAAGAAATCAAACGGCCTCTTTTCTTCAGAAAAGAAACGGGTAATCGCAGGGCCGTTATCAAGGCAGGGGCTGGAGTAAAGATGTCTTACCTTGCCAAAAGTGCGGCCCGTTATTCTCTTAAAGGTATCGAACATCTGGTAGGTATTCCCGGGTCTTTGGGAGGAGCCATTGTCATGAATGCCGGAGCTGAAGGAACTGAAACAGGGCAAGTATTGCGTAGTGTGACCCGGATAACTTTGGATGGAGAAATTCAGACTCTACAGCGCGAACAGCTTACATTCGAATATAGAAAAACCCTTTTCCCGGGTGGCGATGGAATCATCATTGAGGCAGAGCTGGAACTTGAAGAAGGAGACCGAACTGAAATACAGAATACCATGGATCGACACCTTTCCAGAAGGTCACAAACTCAACCACTGACGGTTCCCAATTCAGGGTCTGTATTTAAAAACCCTGATGGCGACACTGCTGGAAGGTTGATCGAGTCGATAGGCCTCAAAGGGCTTTCTCTCGGCAATGCAGGTGTATCGATTAAACACGCGAACTTTATTGTAAATAAAGGCGGCGCAACGGCAAAAGACGTAGCCCGTTTGATTGAAAATATTCAAAAAGAAGTTAAGGAAAAGACTGGTATTGAATTGCAAACTGAGGTTGTCAGTGCAGGCGAATGA
- a CDS encoding D-alanine--D-alanine ligase — protein MNNLENKTIGVLMGGLSPEKEVSIVTGNSVLEAIHRKGLTALPVHVDHNIGETLKSNPIDLAFLALHGTFGEDGCIQGLLEYFNIPYTGAGVMGSALAYDKLKSKEILKFHGIPTADYEVFYKNQNASRSLSLPVVVKPTNQGSSIGVTIVKDDSQWDAALKTAFSYSDEVIVEKFIEGKLLAIGMNELTPMPIVHIRLKSGFYDYEAKYTKGRTEYFCPADITEDEAERCRQTAIKVFQVLKGRGFPRVDVILDNQGIPQVLEMNTIPGLTPTSLLPMAAREMGLEFDELVVEILKTAQLDYME, from the coding sequence TTGAATAATTTAGAAAATAAAACCATTGGAGTGCTCATGGGGGGTCTCTCTCCTGAGAAAGAGGTCTCAATCGTTACCGGAAACTCGGTCCTTGAAGCCATACATAGAAAGGGGTTGACTGCTTTGCCAGTTCACGTTGACCACAATATAGGAGAAACACTCAAGTCGAATCCGATCGACCTGGCTTTTCTGGCTCTACACGGCACGTTTGGGGAAGATGGATGCATTCAAGGCTTACTTGAATATTTCAATATCCCTTATACAGGAGCAGGCGTTATGGGCAGTGCCCTGGCGTATGACAAATTAAAGTCCAAGGAAATCCTGAAGTTTCATGGAATACCTACTGCTGACTATGAAGTGTTCTATAAAAATCAGAATGCCAGTCGTAGCCTGAGCCTTCCTGTTGTTGTCAAGCCAACCAATCAGGGCTCAAGCATCGGTGTAACCATAGTGAAGGATGATAGCCAGTGGGACGCAGCTTTGAAAACAGCGTTCTCTTACTCCGATGAAGTCATTGTGGAAAAATTTATTGAAGGAAAACTGCTGGCAATAGGAATGAATGAATTGACTCCCATGCCAATAGTTCACATCCGGCTCAAGTCAGGATTTTATGATTATGAGGCAAAGTACACAAAAGGCAGAACCGAATACTTCTGCCCGGCGGATATTACTGAGGACGAAGCAGAAAGATGCAGGCAAACAGCAATAAAAGTATTTCAGGTATTAAAAGGCAGAGGCTTCCCTCGTGTAGACGTAATTCTGGATAACCAGGGAATTCCTCAGGTGCTGGAGATGAATACCATTCCCGGGTTGACCCCTACCAGCCTGCTCCCAATGGCAGCACGGGAAATGGGACTTGAGTTTGATGAACTGGTGGTTGAAATATTAAAAACCGCTCAACTTGATTACATGGAATAG
- a CDS encoding FtsQ-type POTRA domain-containing protein — protein MDFAIAGQKSPSSAWSDLRTERKKKHRRGGDLQKKAPSKTSNHDFSWTRIIFELASKLFLAGVVVYLCYASYQFMISDPRFEISDVTFSGHHELNDKQLLEWLGPIHGENLFTYDLPGASERLAKHPWVLSASVQRKFPQEIMVELTERVPYARIKFEKTYLMDNFGVILSEEKPEHKHLPLIVQSNKGAKPENFSGEKVIQSLKTMHYFNKLSFFKNNPLDIAEIKGLSRIMFFTHNRDLQIHMSMESLTEGFKKFMLMLDTLEDDSMKIQMIDLSFKDQVVVRDRISIDSTSMNRQTN, from the coding sequence ATGGATTTTGCTATCGCTGGACAAAAGAGCCCTTCCTCAGCATGGTCGGACCTTCGCACTGAAAGGAAGAAAAAACACAGGCGTGGTGGAGACTTACAAAAGAAGGCACCTTCGAAAACTTCGAACCATGATTTCTCATGGACAAGAATAATTTTTGAACTTGCTTCAAAACTTTTTCTGGCAGGAGTTGTCGTTTATTTATGTTACGCCAGTTATCAGTTTATGATTTCAGATCCCAGATTTGAGATATCCGATGTAACTTTCAGCGGTCATCACGAACTGAATGATAAACAGCTATTGGAATGGCTGGGACCAATCCATGGAGAAAATCTGTTCACCTATGATCTGCCTGGAGCCTCTGAAAGGCTGGCGAAGCACCCCTGGGTGCTTTCAGCTTCTGTACAAAGGAAATTCCCCCAGGAAATAATGGTCGAGCTGACTGAACGAGTTCCTTACGCACGTATCAAATTTGAAAAAACATATTTGATGGATAATTTTGGAGTGATTCTTTCAGAAGAAAAACCGGAACACAAACATCTACCCCTAATTGTTCAATCAAACAAAGGAGCGAAACCAGAAAATTTTTCAGGGGAAAAGGTCATTCAAAGTCTCAAGACCATGCATTACTTTAACAAACTTTCTTTTTTTAAAAATAACCCTCTGGACATTGCCGAAATCAAGGGTCTGTCCAGAATCATGTTTTTCACCCACAACAGAGATCTACAAATTCATATGTCCATGGAATCGTTAACGGAAGGATTTAAAAAGTTCATGCTTATGCTGGACACACTGGAGGATGACAGCATGAAAATCCAAATGATTGATCTGTCGTTCAAGGATCAGGTAGTGGTTCGCGATCGAATTTCAATCGACTCAACATCCATGAATCGACAAACCAACTAG
- the ftsA gene encoding cell division protein FtsA, with protein MAKKSNYIVGLDIGTTKICCIIGEVVDDEKIDIIGLGQYPSRGLRKGVVVNIDSTVESIKSAVEEAELMAGCEIDSVFVGIAGGHINSMNSHGIIAVKGKEITQKDIDRVIEAAKAIAIPLDREVIHVLPQEYIVDNQDGIKTPLGMAGVRLEAKVHIVTAAVTSAQNIVKCVNKAGLGVQDIVLEQLASSESVLSQDERELGVAMIDIGGGTSDLAIFYQGAIKHTSVLTIAGAQMTNDIAIGLRTPNTEAEKIKHSHGCAYPSLVQEDESIEAPSVGGREPRTVPRQILSEIIEARTREMFELLDHEVSESGYREIISSGIVLTGGASSMQGMAELAEDVFQTPVRVGTPIGLGGLMDVVNNPMYATSTGLIQYGSKRFKSGANRELQGRNLFDKIFTRMKDWADEFF; from the coding sequence ATGGCCAAAAAAAGTAATTATATAGTCGGGCTGGATATTGGAACGACCAAAATCTGTTGCATCATCGGAGAAGTCGTTGATGATGAAAAAATAGATATCATAGGGCTGGGTCAGTATCCATCAAGGGGCTTGCGTAAGGGAGTGGTTGTTAATATTGACAGCACCGTAGAGTCTATAAAAAGCGCTGTTGAAGAAGCCGAATTGATGGCCGGATGTGAAATCGACTCTGTTTTTGTAGGCATTGCAGGAGGCCACATAAACAGCATGAACAGCCATGGAATTATCGCTGTCAAAGGAAAAGAAATCACACAAAAAGATATTGATCGGGTTATCGAAGCAGCCAAAGCTATTGCTATCCCTCTTGACAGGGAAGTCATCCACGTTCTTCCCCAGGAATATATTGTCGACAACCAGGACGGAATTAAAACTCCATTGGGGATGGCAGGGGTGAGACTTGAAGCCAAGGTTCATATTGTTACTGCTGCTGTGACGTCCGCCCAGAATATTGTCAAATGCGTAAACAAGGCGGGCCTGGGAGTTCAGGACATTGTCCTCGAACAACTGGCTTCCAGCGAGTCTGTTTTATCTCAAGATGAAAGAGAACTCGGTGTCGCTATGATTGATATCGGCGGCGGAACTTCTGACCTGGCGATTTTTTATCAGGGAGCCATAAAGCATACCTCAGTACTGACCATAGCAGGGGCTCAAATGACAAACGACATTGCCATTGGACTTCGCACTCCAAACACAGAAGCTGAGAAAATAAAACATTCGCATGGGTGCGCCTACCCGTCCCTGGTTCAAGAAGATGAAAGTATCGAAGCACCAAGTGTCGGGGGACGTGAACCACGGACTGTACCAAGGCAAATTCTAAGCGAAATCATTGAGGCCAGAACAAGAGAAATGTTTGAACTGTTAGACCATGAAGTGAGTGAATCAGGTTATAGAGAAATCATTTCTTCAGGCATTGTCCTGACAGGAGGAGCTTCCAGCATGCAGGGTATGGCTGAATTGGCTGAGGATGTTTTTCAAACCCCTGTTCGAGTGGGAACACCCATCGGTCTTGGAGGGTTGATGGATGTCGTTAACAACCCCATGTACGCTACCTCCACAGGGCTGATTCAGTATGGTTCTAAAAGATTTAAATCAGGAGCAAACCGGGAACTTCAAGGAAGAAACCTGTTTGATAAAATTTTCACACGTATGAAAGATTGGGCAGATGAATTTTTTTAA
- the ftsZ gene encoding cell division protein FtsZ, with protein sequence MSLIEFDNENDYSATIKVVGVGGGGNNAVNSMVRDNIRGVEFIIANTDLQTLEKSECAGKIQIGGELTRGLGAGSNPAIGRDAAEESEDNIREMLEGADMVFITAGMGGGTGTGAAPIISRVAKEVGALTVGVVTKPFAFEGKRRMRQAEEGILELKDAVDTLIVIPNQKLLSYVGKQTSFTGAFDMVDDILKQAVCSISDLIVIPGLINLDFADVKCIMGSMGKALMGSGMATGETRAVEAAQKAISSPLLDEATVDGAKGILINITGGEDLTLLEVNEASMMVQENAHEDAHIIFGAVIDKQMEGEMRVTVIATGFEQEATSRIEEAAPLKQVVGGETLPGEDSGSTSYKHLKSLASSIKEENPDPGSLTANFDIPTFLRKHAD encoded by the coding sequence ATGAGTTTAATAGAGTTTGATAACGAAAACGATTATTCGGCAACAATCAAGGTCGTTGGTGTAGGCGGCGGTGGTAATAATGCCGTCAACTCCATGGTTCGGGATAACATCCGGGGCGTGGAGTTTATTATCGCTAACACAGATTTGCAAACACTTGAAAAGTCTGAGTGCGCGGGAAAGATTCAAATTGGCGGAGAATTGACCCGTGGCCTGGGTGCTGGCTCCAACCCTGCAATTGGCAGAGATGCCGCTGAAGAAAGTGAAGACAATATTCGCGAGATGCTGGAAGGAGCAGACATGGTCTTCATTACTGCCGGAATGGGAGGAGGAACCGGAACAGGAGCTGCCCCTATCATTTCACGTGTCGCTAAAGAAGTAGGCGCGTTGACAGTAGGAGTAGTCACAAAGCCTTTTGCTTTTGAAGGGAAACGGCGAATGAGACAGGCAGAGGAAGGCATTTTGGAACTCAAGGATGCGGTCGATACATTGATCGTTATTCCCAACCAAAAGCTTCTCAGTTATGTAGGCAAACAAACTTCATTCACGGGCGCCTTTGACATGGTAGATGATATTTTGAAGCAAGCTGTATGCAGCATCTCAGACCTGATAGTCATACCAGGCCTCATCAATCTCGACTTCGCTGATGTCAAATGTATCATGGGAAGCATGGGAAAAGCCTTGATGGGAAGTGGGATGGCTACTGGAGAAACCAGAGCTGTCGAAGCTGCACAGAAAGCTATTTCCAGCCCATTACTTGATGAAGCGACCGTTGACGGAGCAAAAGGTATTTTAATCAATATCACAGGAGGAGAAGACCTCACCCTGCTTGAAGTCAACGAAGCTTCCATGATGGTCCAGGAAAATGCTCACGAAGATGCTCATATTATTTTCGGAGCAGTGATTGACAAACAAATGGAAGGGGAAATGAGAGTAACCGTTATCGCCACAGGTTTTGAACAGGAAGCAACAAGCAGGATTGAAGAGGCTGCCCCTTTGAAACAAGTAGTCGGTGGCGAGACCTTACCCGGTGAAGACTCGGGGTCAACCTCCTATAAACATTTAAAATCTCTGGCCAGTTCCATTAAGGAAGAAAACCCAGACCCTGGAAGTCTGACAGCAAATTTTGATATTCCAACATTTCTCCGTAAACACGCAGATTGA
- a CDS encoding DUF547 domain-containing protein: MRFMLMKDRTCSRHLLSVIFGIFLILTFPGYGEADDFSDWNVLVKKYVSPKAVDGISINAVDYVSLKNDPAFSSLVSRLKSYPMGRLESDKSRLAFWINVYNILAVKMITDHYPVESIKDIGSFFSPVWKRKAGVVGGKERTLHDIEHEILRKMNEPRIHVAIVCASVSCPDLRMEAYTAEKLSDQLDDQMRKFLLSREKGMKLDEKGKKVYLSSIFKWFEDDFESHGGVLKFISKYILGEERKLLASRKIKVSYLDYNWKVNGR; this comes from the coding sequence ATGAGGTTCATGCTTATGAAAGATAGAACTTGCAGTCGACACCTTCTATCTGTGATTTTCGGAATATTTTTAATTCTTACCTTTCCCGGTTATGGTGAAGCTGATGACTTTTCTGATTGGAATGTGCTGGTCAAAAAATATGTGAGCCCAAAAGCGGTGGACGGTATTTCAATCAATGCTGTTGATTATGTCAGTTTGAAAAATGACCCTGCCTTTTCAAGTTTAGTTTCCAGACTTAAATCTTACCCCATGGGTAGATTGGAGTCCGATAAATCCAGGCTGGCTTTCTGGATAAATGTTTATAACATTCTTGCTGTGAAAATGATCACCGACCATTACCCTGTAGAAAGTATAAAAGATATCGGGAGTTTTTTTAGCCCGGTTTGGAAACGTAAGGCTGGAGTTGTTGGGGGCAAGGAACGTACCCTTCATGATATTGAACACGAAATATTAAGGAAAATGAATGAGCCTCGTATTCATGTTGCTATCGTCTGTGCTTCAGTAAGTTGTCCTGATCTTCGTATGGAAGCATACACTGCTGAAAAACTAAGTGATCAGTTAGATGACCAAATGAGAAAATTTTTATTGTCCAGGGAAAAAGGCATGAAACTCGATGAAAAGGGCAAGAAGGTTTACCTGTCATCAATATTCAAATGGTTTGAAGATGACTTTGAAAGCCATGGGGGAGTTTTAAAATTTATCAGCAAATATATTTTGGGCGAGGAAAGAAAATTATTAGCGAGTCGTAAGATAAAAGTTTCTTATTTGGATTATAACTGGAAGGTGAACGGCAGATAG
- a CDS encoding HAD family hydrolase: MKNNLLYISDLDGTLLCPDSSFPEDYKKRLNRLIDMGLLFTIATARNYDSAHPILNGLNINLPVILFNGVYLAEFSTGRILEHSDYIDKEVVESMLELALPQGIDPFIYTLGEKHQLYYLNATNPGSQAYVKSLEGDGRLCQVPRFNFHEEEKVSGFLLIDTHDRLEPIYQSLDEKHFDHLNLYFAEDVSMKGYYWLQSFHQEASKGNMVKVLAKKKNIPLDQIVVFGDYLNDLDMFKIAGHSIAMENALPEVKKSANEIIGNNTNGAVLQYLESIWLEK, translated from the coding sequence ATGAAAAACAATCTCCTATATATTTCCGACCTTGACGGTACATTATTGTGCCCCGACAGCTCATTCCCTGAAGACTATAAAAAGAGGCTCAATCGGCTGATCGATATGGGGTTGCTTTTTACCATCGCCACTGCACGAAACTATGATTCCGCGCACCCGATTTTAAACGGACTGAACATTAACCTGCCGGTCATATTGTTTAATGGTGTTTATCTGGCTGAGTTCAGCACCGGTCGCATATTGGAGCACTCCGATTATATTGATAAAGAAGTTGTCGAGAGCATGCTGGAGCTTGCATTACCTCAGGGCATTGACCCTTTCATTTATACACTCGGCGAAAAACATCAGCTTTATTATTTAAACGCAACAAACCCTGGTTCACAGGCATACGTCAAGAGCCTTGAAGGTGATGGAAGACTTTGCCAGGTTCCGAGGTTTAATTTTCATGAGGAAGAAAAGGTCTCTGGTTTTTTGCTGATCGATACACATGACCGTTTGGAGCCTATCTATCAATCACTCGATGAAAAACATTTTGACCATCTCAACCTGTACTTTGCTGAAGATGTGTCCATGAAAGGATATTACTGGCTGCAATCTTTCCATCAAGAGGCCAGCAAAGGAAATATGGTGAAAGTTCTTGCAAAAAAGAAAAATATTCCTTTAGATCAGATTGTTGTGTTTGGGGATTATTTGAACGATCTGGATATGTTTAAAATCGCTGGCCACTCAATTGCCATGGAAAACGCCCTTCCGGAAGTAAAGAAATCTGCCAATGAGATAATAGGAAACAACACAAATGGAGCTGTCCTGCAATATCTGGAGTCTATATGGCTTGAAAAATGA
- a CDS encoding DegT/DnrJ/EryC1/StrS family aminotransferase, with the protein MLARLVEACGLDAVVTLSPESFSGLNVEVLTPRQLQEKLNAPPEPVREVRLLDIAASYHEILNDVEKEMSETVRSGYFILGPKVSRLEERMAEYCQAEYSVGVSSGTDALLIALMALGVGPGDEVITTPYTFFATAGSIVRAGAKPVFVDINDITFNIKPEHIERCITPNTKAIIPVHLYGQCADMEPILQLAKQKGLAVIEDAAQAIGSEYKNKPAGSMGDMGCFSFFPAKNLGGFGDGGLVTTNSKELYEQLKIHRVHGGKPKYYHKVMGGNFRLDALQADVVSAKLGYLEGWTEKRRKNAQTYNQLFKNAALTPFIQLPPEVFPRHVYNQYVIRAGNRRDELKSFLNEKRIGCEIYYPIPLHLQDCFKSLGCKNGDFPESEKAARETLALPISHEVSQAQQEYVVAMIQQFFLGE; encoded by the coding sequence ATGCTGGCTCGTCTTGTGGAAGCTTGTGGTTTGGATGCTGTGGTCACGCTTTCTCCTGAAAGCTTTTCAGGTTTAAATGTAGAGGTTCTGACCCCCCGGCAGTTGCAGGAAAAACTCAATGCTCCTCCTGAACCAGTTCGTGAGGTACGTTTACTCGATATTGCCGCTTCTTACCATGAGATATTGAATGATGTGGAAAAGGAAATGTCTGAAACAGTTCGATCTGGATATTTCATCCTTGGACCAAAGGTCTCAAGACTGGAAGAGAGGATGGCAGAATATTGTCAGGCTGAATATTCTGTGGGGGTTTCTTCAGGTACCGATGCATTATTGATTGCCTTGATGGCATTAGGGGTCGGCCCTGGGGATGAGGTGATCACTACACCCTACACATTTTTTGCGACAGCAGGTTCAATTGTCCGTGCTGGAGCCAAACCGGTTTTTGTCGATATCAACGATATTACTTTTAATATTAAGCCCGAACATATTGAGCGTTGTATCACTCCTAACACCAAAGCCATCATCCCGGTGCATCTCTATGGACAATGCGCAGATATGGAACCGATCCTGCAACTGGCAAAGCAAAAAGGTTTGGCAGTGATAGAAGATGCCGCGCAGGCGATTGGTTCTGAATACAAAAACAAACCGGCAGGATCGATGGGAGACATGGGATGCTTTTCGTTTTTTCCGGCTAAAAACCTGGGTGGTTTTGGAGATGGTGGGCTGGTCACCACCAATTCGAAAGAGTTATATGAACAGCTAAAGATCCATAGGGTGCATGGTGGGAAGCCTAAATATTACCATAAAGTGATGGGAGGTAATTTCCGTCTGGATGCTCTTCAGGCAGATGTTGTGTCTGCCAAACTTGGGTATTTGGAGGGCTGGACAGAGAAAAGAAGAAAAAATGCGCAAACCTATAACCAATTATTTAAAAATGCGGCCTTAACCCCGTTTATTCAACTTCCCCCTGAAGTGTTTCCCAGACATGTATATAACCAATATGTAATTCGTGCGGGGAACCGCAGGGATGAGCTTAAATCATTTCTTAATGAAAAGCGGATAGGCTGTGAAATTTATTATCCGATACCGCTCCACCTTCAGGACTGCTTCAAATCTTTGGGCTGTAAAAATGGGGACTTTCCTGAATCGGAAAAAGCCGCCAGGGAGACTTTGGCGCTACCTATATCTCATGAGGTGAGCCAGGCCCAGCAGGAATATGTTGTTGCAATGATTCAACAGTTCTTTTTAGGGGAGTGA
- a CDS encoding HNH endonuclease → MDQQQFKIEKAKARKLRQSQWWQEKIQAGVCHYCGGRFPSEELTMDHIVPISRGGKSRRGNLVPSCKKCNVNKKYYTPAEIILREKLGQDIQF, encoded by the coding sequence ATGGATCAGCAACAATTCAAAATAGAAAAAGCCAAGGCACGTAAGCTTCGCCAATCGCAGTGGTGGCAGGAAAAAATACAGGCAGGCGTTTGCCATTATTGCGGGGGTCGGTTTCCATCAGAAGAATTGACCATGGACCATATTGTTCCTATATCCCGGGGAGGAAAGAGCCGGCGGGGCAATCTTGTTCCCTCATGCAAAAAATGTAATGTGAATAAAAAATACTACACCCCAGCAGAGATCATTCTTCGCGAAAAGCTAGGTCAGGATATTCAATTTTAA
- a CDS encoding DUF1566 domain-containing protein: MQLLDTVMGQRFVENGNRTIKDLQTGLVWQESYAYIETGNNISWYDAQEYIGKLNHEKLGGYDDWRLPSRLEIQSIYEIAKPFQSRGKTFILHIDPVFEFSYGSCFWTSKTRWSAALGFEFDMGDIHWYPKGSHKGTVRAVRDNWQPLLMIDPGWAEKTRDL; the protein is encoded by the coding sequence ATGCAACTTTTGGATACAGTTATGGGACAACGGTTTGTTGAAAATGGAAATAGAACAATAAAAGACTTGCAGACAGGTTTGGTCTGGCAGGAAAGCTATGCTTATATAGAAACCGGCAATAATATCAGCTGGTATGATGCTCAGGAATATATTGGTAAACTAAACCATGAAAAGCTGGGGGGATATGATGACTGGCGTCTGCCAAGTCGTCTTGAAATCCAAAGTATCTATGAGATAGCCAAACCTTTCCAGTCAAGGGGGAAGACTTTTATTCTACATATTGATCCGGTTTTTGAGTTCAGTTATGGATCTTGTTTCTGGACCAGTAAAACACGATGGTCCGCGGCACTTGGCTTTGAGTTTGACATGGGAGACATTCACTGGTATCCCAAGGGAAGCCATAAAGGAACAGTAAGGGCCGTAAGGGATAATTGGCAGCCTCTGCTGATGATTGACCCTGGTTGGGCGGAAAAAACCAGAGACTTGTAA
- the queF gene encoding NADPH-dependent 7-cyano-7-deazaguanine reductase QueF has translation MMKKTNKKEVLQVETFPNPFPERDYIIEMECPEFTCLCPKTGQPDFAVLHISYVPDKLCLELKSLKIYLVSYRNEGGFHEKVTNLILNDLVAACRPRKMKIVGEFNVRGGIHTTVTVEHLAKKTSARRKSSAR, from the coding sequence ATTATGAAAAAGACTAATAAAAAAGAGGTTTTACAGGTAGAAACCTTCCCGAATCCGTTTCCTGAGAGGGATTATATTATTGAAATGGAGTGTCCAGAGTTCACCTGTTTGTGCCCCAAAACAGGGCAACCGGACTTTGCCGTCCTGCATATCAGTTATGTTCCTGACAAATTATGCCTGGAGCTGAAATCCCTGAAAATTTATCTGGTTTCCTACAGGAATGAAGGTGGATTTCACGAAAAAGTGACCAATCTCATTCTGAATGACCTTGTAGCGGCTTGTCGTCCACGAAAGATGAAGATTGTAGGTGAATTCAATGTACGTGGAGGGATTCACACTACCGTGACGGTAGAACATCTGGCAAAAAAAACCTCTGCCCGCCGTAAAAGCAGCGCGAGATAA
- a CDS encoding co-chaperone GroES, producing the protein MKIRPLHDRILVQPILEKEVRKGGIIIPDSAKEKPIEGRVKAVGKGKVGDDGKPVKMEVKVGDKVLYSKYGGTEIKFDGEDFLLMREDDVLAIVG; encoded by the coding sequence ATGAAAATCCGACCATTGCATGACCGTATTCTGGTTCAACCCATCCTGGAAAAAGAAGTCCGAAAAGGGGGAATTATCATTCCTGACTCTGCCAAAGAAAAGCCTATCGAAGGCCGTGTGAAAGCAGTTGGCAAAGGCAAAGTGGGTGATGACGGCAAACCCGTCAAGATGGAAGTAAAAGTTGGTGACAAAGTCCTTTACAGTAAATATGGCGGAACAGAAATCAAATTTGATGGCGAAGATTTCCTGCTAATGCGCGAAGATGATGTATTGGCAATAGTAGGCTAA